One part of the Longimicrobiales bacterium genome encodes these proteins:
- a CDS encoding NADH-quinone oxidoreductase subunit M: MLESIGYPGWALTALIVVPLLGMVAVLAGDEARAKHTALGVTLLTALISLPLWFGFNAASGGMQFAVNAPWIPGWGIWYRLGVDGISVLLVLLLTMLMPLAVLGSYRYITRRERAFYANMLLLETGVVGAFMAMDLFLFFVFFELMLVPMYFIIGIWGGQRRVYAAIKFFLFTGIGSLLMLVGILYLFFKHRALTGDASFAYFDLLRVPLTFTEQYWLFGAFALAFLIKLPVFPFHTWLPDAHVEAPTPGSVLLASVLLKLGGYGFLRFLLPLFPHAATHPTIVGILMFLALMGIIYCAWVAAVQPDAKKLIAYTSVSHMGFVVLGIFALTIQGAQGAMIVMLSHGLSTGAMFLLLGMLYERRHTRLIADFGGLAAVAPLMGTAFIITAFASIGLPGTSGFIGEFLALLGTFQTHPWVAIIAATGVIFAAYYMLPMVQRIWFNRLDRSENERLPDLTPREIAVLAPLIAGMIWMGVYPKPFLERTEQTLVQVLETVEIRTSPGMAALNVLPPSPQAGDPGAAVQ; this comes from the coding sequence ATGCTGGAATCGATCGGGTATCCGGGCTGGGCGCTGACGGCGCTCATCGTCGTGCCGCTCCTCGGCATGGTGGCTGTACTGGCCGGCGACGAGGCGCGCGCGAAGCACACCGCCCTCGGCGTTACGCTGCTCACCGCGCTGATCTCGCTGCCGCTCTGGTTCGGCTTCAACGCGGCATCGGGCGGGATGCAGTTCGCCGTGAATGCACCGTGGATCCCCGGCTGGGGGATCTGGTACCGGCTGGGCGTGGACGGCATCAGTGTACTGCTGGTGCTCCTGCTCACCATGCTCATGCCGCTCGCCGTGCTCGGCAGCTATCGCTACATCACGCGGCGCGAGCGTGCCTTCTACGCCAACATGCTGCTGCTCGAGACGGGCGTCGTCGGTGCGTTCATGGCGATGGACCTGTTCCTGTTCTTCGTCTTCTTCGAGCTGATGCTGGTGCCGATGTACTTCATCATCGGCATCTGGGGCGGCCAGCGGCGCGTGTACGCGGCCATCAAGTTCTTCCTGTTCACCGGTATCGGCTCGCTGCTGATGCTGGTGGGCATCCTGTACCTGTTCTTCAAGCATCGGGCGCTGACCGGAGACGCGTCCTTCGCGTACTTCGACCTGCTGCGCGTGCCGCTCACGTTCACAGAGCAGTACTGGCTGTTCGGCGCGTTCGCACTGGCGTTCCTGATCAAGCTGCCGGTGTTCCCGTTCCACACGTGGCTGCCGGACGCACACGTGGAGGCGCCCACGCCGGGGTCGGTGCTGCTGGCGTCCGTGCTGCTGAAGCTGGGCGGCTACGGCTTCCTGCGCTTCCTGCTGCCGCTCTTCCCGCATGCGGCGACGCATCCCACGATCGTCGGGATCCTGATGTTCCTGGCGCTGATGGGCATCATCTACTGCGCGTGGGTCGCCGCGGTGCAGCCGGACGCGAAGAAGCTGATCGCCTACACGTCCGTTTCGCACATGGGCTTCGTGGTGCTCGGCATCTTCGCCCTCACAATCCAGGGCGCGCAGGGCGCGATGATCGTGATGCTGTCGCACGGGCTCTCGACGGGCGCGATGTTCCTCCTGCTCGGCATGCTCTACGAGCGGCGTCATACGCGCCTGATCGCCGACTTCGGTGGACTCGCCGCCGTGGCGCCGCTCATGGGCACCGCATTCATCATCACGGCCTTTGCGAGCATCGGGCTGCCGGGTACGAGCGGGTTCATCGGTGAGTTCCTGGCGCTGCTCGGGACGTTCCAGACGCATCCGTGGGTCGCGATCATTGCCGCGACCGGCGTCATCTTCGCCGCGTACTACATGCTGCCGATGGTCCAGCGCATCTGGTTCAACCGCCTCGACCGGAGCGAGAACGAGCGGCTGCCCGACCTGACCCCGCGCGAGATCGCCGTGCTCGCGCCGCTGATCGCGGGCATGATCTGGATGGGCGTCTACCCGAAGCCGTTCCTCGAGCGGACGGAGCAGACGCTCGTGCAGGTGCTGGAAACCGTGGAGATCCGTACGTCGCCGGGCATGGCGGCGCTCAACGTGCTGCCCCCGTCGCCGCAGGCCGGCGACCCGGGCGCGGCCGTGCAATAG